The nucleotide window ACAGGAAAAGGAGCCGGAGCAAGGAACGTTGTCGAGGTGCGGAGAACCGAAGGGGAGCGCCGGAACGGAAAGGGGCGCAGCGCGAACAGAGCGGTTCGAGTGTGGAAGGCTGTTCGCGCGAGGCCTGCGCGGGCCGGTTCGCCAGGGAGAAGACCGACTCCAAGCAAAACGGGCGCAGGAAGTGTCCAGCGGCAAAGAGGACTCCTTGCAAGTTTGTTTGGGGTTGAGTAAACTAGCGTGTCACTTGACAAGACAATTTTGAATTTAATCCTGTCAAATAGGAAGGATGTGTTTCCAAAATGTCAGTCAAAATTGATACAAAATCCTGCATGACACACAAGGCGGGCAAGTTCGAGTTCTCCTGCGAGTACGACGAGCAGCGCATCCGTCCGCTTCAGGTGGAGGCTCAGGTGCTCTATCGCACCGTGGCGGACCTGCCGATTCTCCCGGACATGGCCAGCCAACTGGAAGAGGAACTGATCCGCCGCTCCATTTTCGGCACCGCCGCCATCGAGGGCAACGCCTTGAGCCAGGAGCAGGTGGACGTGGTCCTGAAGGGCGGGGAAGGGCGATCCTCGGAAGTGCGCGCGGAACAGGAGATACTCAATCTCCAGCGTCTCTATGCCTTGCTGCGCGCCAAGGGAAAGTGCATGCCGCAGCCGCTCGCCGAGGCGACCGTGCGCAGCGTGCACGAAATGGTCACGGGTGGCATCGAATACTACCACAATTCGCCGGGCAGGTACCGCAACGAGATGGTCAAGGTGGGGGATGCGGCCCACGGCGGCGTGTACACTCCGCCGAAAATTCTTGCGGACATCCAGACCCTGATGTCGGAATGGTGCGACTGGCTGAACCAGGACGCGCTGCTGAACGGCGACCAGATGCTTCGCGCCGCCCTGGCGCACTATTATCTGGGGCTGATCCACCCCTTCCAGGACGGCAATGGTCGGACAGCGCGATTCCTCGAAGGAATGATTCTGCACGGGGGCGGCTTCAAGTATCTGCCGCAAACCATGTCCAACTACTACTACCGCCGATTGGACGCCTATTTCGGGGTGTTCTCGGAATCCAGGAAAGCTGGAAACGTGACAGCGTTTCTGGAATTTTTCTATTCCGGAGTCATCGAGAGCATCGATAATATTCGTGAGCAGGTCGTCTCCGCTATTCGACGATTTTCCATTCGCGATTTCATTGCATTTCAGCGCGCGGAACGTCGAATCACCAAACGTCAGTACGAGCTGTTGGATCTTTTGCTCCGAGCGCCAATAAACTTCCGCCTCGGCGACCTCTTTACCGATCCTCTGCTCCGCCCGCTCTACTCCGCAGTGAGCGAGTCCACGGCGCGTCGCGATCTGCGGAAGCTGGAAGGGGAAGGCTACTTGGTTCGCCCGGAGGGTTTGGACCGTTACGAGCTTAACCTGCGCATGCTGGGATAGCAGCGGGAAAACCGAACGCTTGCCGATAAGCGGCGCGGAAAAGAAGGCGGTTTCGGAGAGGGACCGCCTTTTTGCGTGAGAGCGGGGCGCCGGAGTGACGGGGGCCGGGTGGTCGGGGAGGGCCTACATATAGCGTCCGCTGCGCACGGATTCGCCGAAAATCTCCCAGGTGCGCAGGAACGTGGCGTCGAAGGTGCGGTCCTCCATGCCGTCGCGCGCGGCCTTGGCCATGTAGAG belongs to Paucidesulfovibrio longus DSM 6739 and includes:
- a CDS encoding Fic family protein — translated: MTHKAGKFEFSCEYDEQRIRPLQVEAQVLYRTVADLPILPDMASQLEEELIRRSIFGTAAIEGNALSQEQVDVVLKGGEGRSSEVRAEQEILNLQRLYALLRAKGKCMPQPLAEATVRSVHEMVTGGIEYYHNSPGRYRNEMVKVGDAAHGGVYTPPKILADIQTLMSEWCDWLNQDALLNGDQMLRAALAHYYLGLIHPFQDGNGRTARFLEGMILHGGGFKYLPQTMSNYYYRRLDAYFGVFSESRKAGNVTAFLEFFYSGVIESIDNIREQVVSAIRRFSIRDFIAFQRAERRITKRQYELLDLLLRAPINFRLGDLFTDPLLRPLYSAVSESTARRDLRKLEGEGYLVRPEGLDRYELNLRMLG